The following are encoded together in the Glycine soja cultivar W05 chromosome 5, ASM419377v2, whole genome shotgun sequence genome:
- the LOC114413834 gene encoding uncharacterized protein LOC114413834, which yields MGTATHPAGTASPSGDTPSWYGHVGLAHGAGETAIHVKFGFSGLQASALHCLGMQQHCLGMQSISVDGLPLIGPTNLDWADLCEELLGVRPQEDEIRGSVVKLSWLAHHFAQINNDDDEEQVRRFARAWILRFIGGVLFVDKSSNKVSLRYLQFLRDFEECGRYAWGAAVLGFLYREMCNATDYKTKSIGGMCILLQMWAWERCPTLAPKRTPSQVENTPLGHRWLRRGNQHIGNDDVRVFHRKVDIMKRHEFVWEPYPSTVISLLPPVCLVGSLVWVDAYPRQEGLLSFNSDYMVWYRRKTKMFVDPANAKTATLGEVAEALQYMVSPQGRNTCTFDDLVPYVEKITILSEEQERVTEPVSHGPASERQFPAQQFHMFQSSIETQGIDRRRDTVEAEEYSQQMVERGHGMYYTPQTFAEYPTQMYQYPFQGHHTDTSASQQSFGGVAETQAHFSWPTMTPSQQYHGPIPTPNAPLGTQWNVPGQIPNTGDLFGVDLRHAFSAEADEEEAGRHRGRRNPDRQARRWDRPCGTSSRHHGHQNE from the exons ATGGGAACGGCGACACACCCAGCTGGTACCGCTAGCCCCTCTGGCGACACACCCAGCTGGTACGGTCACGTGGGACTCGCCCACGGTGCTGGCGAGACAGCCATTCACGTGAAGTTCGGCTTTTCAGGCTTGCAGGCTTCTGCTCTCCATTGTTTAGGGATGCAGCAGCATTGTTTAGGGATGCAGA GTATAAGTGTGGATGGTTTACCATTAATCggtccaacaaatcttgattgggctgatttatgtgaggaattattgggagtcagaccacaagaagatgaaattagaggtagtgtggttaaattaagttggctggctcaccattttgcCCAAATAAATAATGACGACGACGAAGAACAAGTACGAAGGTTTGCCCGTGCATGGATATTGAGATTCATTGGAGGTGTCTTGTTCGTTGATAAAAGCAGTAACAAAGTTTCGCTAAGataccttcaatttttacgtgactttgaagaatgtggcagatatgcatggggagctgccGTACTTGGTTTTCtatacagagagatgtgcaatgccaccgattataaaactaaatcaatcggaggtatgtgcatcttactacaaatgtgggcatgggaacgatgtccaaccttggctccaaagaggactccttcCCAAGTAGAAAATACACCACTGGGGCATAG gtggctgcgacgtggaaaccaacatatcGGCAATGATGATGTGAGAGTTTTTCATCGCAAGGTAGATATTATGAAACGTCATGAG tttgtgtgGGAGCCGTACCCATCAACCGTAATATCACTGTTGCCTCCCGTTTGTTTAGTCGGAAGTCTCGTGTG GGTCGATGCTTATCCCCGACAAGAaggcctattgagttttaactcggactacatggtctggtataggcgaaagacaaagatgtttgttgacccaGCAAATGCAAAGAcggctacattg GGTGAAGTTGCGGAGGCATTACAATACATGgtgtctcctcaagggaggaatACATGCACatttgatgatctcgtgccttatgtggaaaaaattacaattttatccgaagagcaagagagagtcactgagccagtgtcacatggtccCGCATCAGAGCGTCAATTTCCTGCACAACAGTTTCACATGTTTCAGTCAAGTATTGAAACTCAGGGGATAGACAGAAGAAGGGACACTGTTGAAGCGGaagaatattcccaacaaatggtggagcgtggccatggaatgtattacacgccacaaACATTTGCTGAGTATCCgacacagatgtatcagtatccttttcaGGGTCATCACACTGATACTTCTGCAAGCCAGCAATCGTtcggtggtgttgcggaaacacaagctcatttttcatggcccacaatgaccccttcacagcaatatcatggcccaattccaacacctaatgccccgTTAGGAACACAATGGAATGTACCGGGACAAATACCTAATACGGGTGACTTATTCGGTGTTGATTTGCGACACGCATTTTCTGCGGAGGCTGACGAAGAAGAAGCGGGGAGGCATCGgggcagaagaaatcctgatcgccaagcacgaagatgggatcgaccatgtggcacatcctcacgaCATCACGGACACCAAAATGAATGA
- the LOC114413833 gene encoding uncharacterized protein LOC114413833, with the protein MAEAPPPKTRMECIEEAIAKLPSNRLHVTFTLEELLHRLTNLQTTQQQHHSPHSSPSSFPLQSLPPAAPILTTPLPPLLTPSLPPSIKPPPSPTCTTPTSMPTPPPRPALMPQHPAPWPTLVSSREDTTRKLVAPLHLTLPFESGNNSHRDTGLPLNMLNVGNRVPQTILEKVLTNSASQTANSEFHNDSHVVTQHLLVSLGSSIASLP; encoded by the coding sequence ATGGCTGAAGCACCTCCGCCCAAAACCAGAATGGAATGCATTGAAGAAGCCATCGCCAAGCTTCCCTCTAATCGACTCCATGTCACCTTCACCTTAGAGGAGCTACTCCACCGACTAACCAACCTGCAAACCACTCAACAACAACACCACTCACCACACTCCTCTCCATCTTCCTTCCCTCTACAGTCACTGCCACCAGCCGCCCCAATACTAACCACACCGCTGCCTCCACTGTTGACTCCGTCGCTACCTCCGTCGATCAAGCCGCCCCCGTCACCCACGTGCACAACACCCACGTCCATGCCAACTCCACCGCCACGCCCCGCACTCATGCCGCAACACCCCGCACCTTGGCCGACCCTGGTTTCCAGTAGAGAAGACACTACAAGGAAGCTCGTAGCACCACTCCACCTTACGTTGCCTTTTGAGAGCGGCAACAACAGCCACCGCGATACCGGTCTTCCTCTTAATATGCTCAATGTAGGTAACAGAGTACCGCAGACCATCCTCGAGAAAGTTCTTACGAACTCCGCAAGCCAAACAGCGAATTCGGAGTTTCATAATGATTCTCATGTTGTCACACAACACCTCCTTGTATCCCTTGGCTCCTCCATTGCCTCTCTCCCATGA